In Aspergillus nidulans FGSC A4 chromosome II, the genomic stretch AAAGGTATAGTGATAGGGGATATGAGTAAGGAATAATGTAGTCGGGTATATTGCTTGTAAGGAAGGAAGAACAAAGAATGTGGGGAGTGGGTTCGTGTAAGTGCAGGAACTAATAATTCTTGTAAGCAAGCTCTAGACAAGGACGTATAATGTACACATCTAGTTCTGACGTTAGCTGGTTCCTAACCCCAGTGATAGGGGGAATTGCCTTACCAAGGAAAGACCGAAAATCATCGAAAGCCAGAAAAAAACATTCTATAAAAAACAGCGTGGTTAGATGGTTCTTTGAGGAACACAAGAAGCAAGGCTTACGTTGAGAGTTGTTTTGTGGCGGAAGTACTTCGACTTCTGGATGGCGATAAtcggcagctggagcatcATGGCGAGGAAGCCGTATCCGCGCAGCTTCTTTGTAATGCAACTCATCACGAGCTCGTGGAAGATCGAGctgacaaggaaggtgaTGAACATGGCGACGGGCTTGGAGAAGTGTGATAGAGAGGAAAAGTAGAcgtggcggcggaggaagtGATGAACGGGGACATTCCACTCGCGGGAGAATTCGAGCCTGCATTGAACCTTTGGTGAATACAGCGTACTGAAATGGATTATTGGCCGACTTACCAGTCGCAAGAGTTCCACCAGTCCGAGTAGAAGTGACGATCGGCAAAGCAAGTTAGCTCCGCGAATGCGCCCAAGACGTACTCGAAGATGACAAGGAAGACAAGCAGGAATGTGATCAtgaaggggaaaagaagcaTGCTTATTGCTTCAGCCATGATGAGAGCCTTGTCTGAAGGTGTGTTGGCGGCATGTAAGCGGACGCCGGCCTCCGCGAGGACAGGCAGGATGAACTCTTCGCTCACAAGCGTCAAGAGGAAGATGCACCCAAATACTGCAAGGGTCTTGTATCCGACTTCCATCCACGAcctttctttgctgcggGGATACTCGAGCTCGTAGCAGAGAGTGGGGCAGAAGATGAAGTCGACGTAGTTGTAGAGCGTAAGGTTCTGGGGATACGTAACATTGCCCATTGGCGAAGTTAACTCAGTAGCTAGGTCGTCGCGCAGTTGCGCAACTGAGTTTGACCGCTTATGGATACTAGGTCGTCGCAGTGGCTGCTTGGAAGTGGGCACCTCAGGATACCGAACAGCCTCACCTGTTGGTTGCGAACCAGGCTTATCCAATTCTGAGAGTCGACGCTCTGTTGCGCTCAGATGACCGTTGTAGAAGGCGTAAGAGTGGATCTTCATGAGAATAGTCAGGGTGTGCAGTGTGAAGAAGACCTGCGCAGTCCATGTCCAGCGCAGCATAAATGGCCACCTGTGAATCCGTCAGCTTCAAAGCATTCTGAAACATCTTACTGAAGTGAACTCACTTAATCCATACACCAAGCCAGACCACTTCAAAGATACTCTGCAAAACGATACCCCCTCTTTCCCACCGGAACGGGCCGTTGGTCCTAGACAGATACTGGAGGGGGATAACGAGCCCACTGGTGCAGACCATAGCAATATCGCTAAATCCCATAGACCATACGTTTGCGGTCAGAAGACTCCATACCCTCACTCTGAGAGGATAGCCGGTATCCTTGATGTTGCGCAGCACCGTTGTCACCACCATGATAAACAAGCCTATCCAGAAGAGTGTGAAGAAACCACGGAAATTATGATAATCGCTTCGCGGGTCAAAGTGCGACACACGGGGGACATAATGAATTGTGTAAAAAAGTCGGTTGCGAGCCCTGGCCTGTTTCCTGGCGGTCGATATCGAATGCGCAGACGGGGGTGCATCTTCAGGGATAG encodes the following:
- a CDS encoding putative sterol o-acyltransferase (APE2) (transcript_id=CADANIAT00004454), which gives rise to MSSAVSHQDGSAVLRPRAVPDARKVEDVLLSSQIEKLDTESSGHSTPIPEDAPPSAHSISTARKQARARNRLFYTIHYVPRVSHFDPRSDYHNFRGFFTLFWIGLFIMVVTTVLRNIKDTGYPLRVRVWSLLTANVWSMGFSDIAMVCTSGLVIPLQYLSRTNGPFRWERGGIVLQSIFEVVWLGVWIKWPFMLRWTWTAQVFFTLHTLTILMKIHSYAFYNGHLSATERRLSELDKPGSQPTGEAVRYPEVPTSKQPLRRPSIHKRSNSVAQLRDDLATELTSPMGNVTYPQNLTLYNYVDFIFCPTLCYELEYPRSKERSWMEVGYKTLAVFGCIFLLTLVSEEFILPVLAEAGVRLHAANTPSDKALIMAEAISMLLFPFMITFLLVFLVIFEYVLGAFAELTCFADRHFYSDWWNSCDWLEFSREWNVPVHHFLRRHVYFSSLSHFSKPVAMFITFLVSSIFHELVMSCITKKLRGYGFLAMMLQLPIIAIQKSKYFRHKTTLNNVFFWLSMIFGLSLMCTLYVLV